A portion of the Oxynema aestuarii AP17 genome contains these proteins:
- a CDS encoding LemA family protein — protein sequence MSSSETPPNLPQFKLKNDGQIPEDMADEVLALASRLYTEQLNSYSLSQLMEAGSEAQIPPEFVAQAMQELQERKIREKLAQQERENVVKQSLAIAAGTLLAGSVWVGWTYNTIAASENQVAAQWAQVENQLQRRADLIPNLVEITQAYAQQERELIALLLESRQAYVNAVTPEEKQVATERVDRAIAQFRVYVRAHPQLQSSQLFSNLQYELAGTENRIATERRRYNLAVQQYNQRLSTFPNNWLNQWLGFEKKSFFEADNSAVPDVRFDAEESP from the coding sequence ATGTCTAGTTCGGAAACTCCCCCTAATCTTCCTCAATTTAAGCTCAAAAATGACGGTCAAATTCCTGAGGATATGGCCGATGAAGTTTTAGCATTAGCGTCCCGACTCTATACGGAACAACTCAACAGTTATTCCCTTTCTCAACTGATGGAGGCCGGGTCGGAAGCGCAAATTCCTCCCGAGTTTGTGGCACAAGCGATGCAAGAACTGCAAGAGCGCAAAATCCGCGAAAAATTAGCCCAACAGGAACGAGAAAATGTCGTCAAGCAATCCCTGGCGATCGCGGCGGGAACGCTGTTGGCGGGTTCGGTTTGGGTCGGCTGGACGTACAATACGATCGCCGCTTCGGAAAATCAGGTGGCGGCTCAATGGGCCCAAGTCGAAAACCAGTTACAGCGACGAGCGGATTTAATTCCCAATTTGGTTGAAATTACTCAAGCCTATGCCCAACAAGAACGAGAGTTAATCGCCTTGTTATTAGAGTCGCGTCAAGCCTATGTCAACGCGGTTACTCCGGAGGAAAAACAAGTGGCGACGGAACGAGTCGATCGCGCGATCGCCCAGTTCCGGGTCTACGTCAGGGCCCATCCCCAGTTACAATCTTCTCAGTTATTCTCAAATTTACAATATGAATTGGCCGGAACCGAAAACCGCATCGCGACGGAACGCCGCCGTTACAATTTGGCGGTACAGCAATACAACCAGCGTTTGTCTACGTTTCCGAATAACTGGTTAAATCAATGGCTGGGATTTGAGAAAAAATCCTTTTTTGAGGCGGACAATTCTGCCGTTCCCGACGTTCGCTTCGATGCTGAAGAGTCTCCCTAA
- the der gene encoding ribosome biogenesis GTPase Der translates to MPLPIVAVIGRPNVGKSTLVNRLAGGRDAIVHDQPGVTRDRTYRNAFWGDRDFQVVDTGGLVFDDETEFLPFIREQALSALSEARAAVFVVDGQAGLTDGDREIANWLRQHPVPVVLAVNKCESPTEGLALAAEFWELGLGEPYPVSGIHGNGTGELLDLLVTHLPPPEEIETEPETKIAIVGRPNVGKSSLLNAFVGENRAIVSPISGTTRDPIDTLIQHGDNRYRLIDTAGIRKKKNVEYGPEFFGINRAFKAIRRSDVVLFVVDALDGVTEQDQKLAGRIEDEGRACIVVVNKWDAVEKDSHTIYEYEKDLKNRLYFVNWAPMIFVSAKTGKRVENILALVDTAIEQYRRRVSTAVINEVLEEALRWHTPPTNRQGRQGKIYYGTQVSSEPPTIALFVNDPKRFNDNYRRYIERHFRTELGFEGTPIRFLWRGKKARDVESPGSNRAIRV, encoded by the coding sequence ATGCCCCTGCCTATAGTTGCCGTAATCGGACGGCCCAACGTCGGAAAATCGACCCTCGTCAATCGTCTGGCGGGGGGTCGGGACGCGATCGTCCACGACCAACCGGGAGTGACCCGCGATCGCACCTACCGCAATGCCTTTTGGGGCGATCGGGACTTTCAAGTCGTCGATACTGGAGGCTTGGTCTTCGACGACGAAACCGAATTTTTACCCTTCATCCGCGAACAAGCCCTCTCGGCCCTGAGCGAAGCGAGGGCGGCAGTTTTCGTGGTAGACGGACAGGCAGGGCTGACCGACGGCGATCGCGAAATTGCCAACTGGCTGCGGCAACATCCCGTCCCAGTCGTCTTGGCAGTCAACAAGTGCGAATCGCCCACCGAAGGACTCGCCCTCGCCGCCGAATTTTGGGAACTCGGACTCGGCGAACCCTATCCGGTGTCTGGAATTCACGGGAACGGAACCGGAGAACTGCTCGACCTGTTAGTGACCCACCTGCCGCCCCCCGAAGAAATCGAAACGGAACCGGAAACCAAAATCGCGATCGTCGGACGGCCCAACGTCGGTAAATCGAGCTTACTCAACGCCTTTGTCGGCGAAAACCGCGCCATCGTCAGCCCGATTTCCGGCACCACCCGCGATCCGATCGATACCCTCATCCAGCACGGAGATAACCGCTACCGCCTGATCGATACTGCAGGCATTCGCAAAAAGAAAAACGTCGAATACGGCCCGGAATTTTTCGGTATCAATCGCGCCTTCAAAGCGATCCGGCGATCGGATGTCGTCTTGTTCGTCGTCGATGCCCTCGATGGGGTCACCGAACAAGATCAAAAATTGGCCGGACGCATCGAAGACGAAGGACGGGCCTGCATCGTCGTCGTCAACAAATGGGATGCCGTCGAAAAAGATTCCCACACCATTTACGAATACGAGAAAGACCTCAAAAACCGCCTCTATTTCGTCAACTGGGCGCCGATGATTTTTGTCAGCGCCAAAACTGGAAAACGGGTCGAAAACATTCTCGCCCTCGTCGATACGGCGATCGAACAATACCGCCGCCGGGTCTCCACCGCCGTCATTAACGAAGTGCTTGAAGAAGCCTTGAGATGGCACACGCCGCCGACCAACCGCCAAGGACGCCAGGGGAAAATTTATTACGGCACCCAAGTCAGCAGCGAACCGCCGACGATCGCCCTGTTCGTCAACGACCCCAAACGCTTTAACGACAACTACCGCCGTTACATCGAGCGGCACTTCCGCACCGAACTCGGATTCGAGGGAACCCCGATCCGCTTCTTGTGGCGCGGTAAAAAAGCCCGCGACGTCGAAAGCCCCGGCAGCAATCGCGCCATTCGCGTGTAA
- a CDS encoding energy-coupling factor transporter transmembrane component T family protein, with protein MDLLRSLPLGLYLEQPITWLHHLDPRVKLVWLTSFLLAPVLANPQWRIGLVLFLFVLTVAAAIPLRVWRTQMGWLLVVSTTLLCVTAIAPDGLSVNHQPRLPAHEIAFVSEPAPADPDAEPNPWYDPFGWFKPGPPAAETAPPLPQPTDYDYVLFEKGNVQMTRRSLDLGLRIGTLFFTLLYSTNLFLLTTASEEITAGLEDFMSPLRRFNVPVTEISLTLTLSLRFIPLVLEEIQNLIRSVRTRAINWKKLGFRGTTKVWLAVVERLLENLLLRAEQISSAMIVRGFTTPQDHRVQWHELRLKRRDWTAIAVLVVFWIVRLRWGWEV; from the coding sequence ATGGATTTACTGCGATCGCTGCCACTCGGACTGTATCTCGAACAACCTATCACCTGGCTGCATCACTTAGATCCGCGCGTCAAACTGGTCTGGCTGACTAGCTTCTTACTCGCCCCGGTCCTCGCCAACCCCCAATGGCGGATCGGTTTAGTTCTGTTTCTGTTCGTGCTTACCGTCGCGGCGGCAATTCCCCTGCGGGTCTGGCGAACCCAAATGGGCTGGTTGCTGGTAGTGAGTACCACCCTGTTGTGCGTGACCGCGATCGCCCCCGACGGGCTCTCCGTCAACCACCAACCGCGCCTCCCCGCCCACGAAATCGCCTTTGTCAGCGAACCCGCCCCCGCCGATCCCGACGCCGAACCCAACCCCTGGTACGACCCCTTCGGCTGGTTTAAACCCGGCCCACCCGCCGCCGAGACCGCGCCGCCCCTGCCCCAACCGACGGACTACGATTACGTCCTCTTCGAGAAAGGGAACGTCCAAATGACCCGGCGATCGCTGGATTTGGGCCTTCGGATCGGCACCTTATTCTTCACCCTGCTCTACAGTACGAACCTGTTTCTGCTGACCACCGCCTCCGAAGAAATTACCGCCGGACTCGAAGATTTCATGAGTCCCCTGCGGCGTTTTAACGTCCCGGTCACCGAAATTTCCCTGACCTTAACCCTGTCCCTGCGCTTCATTCCCCTGGTGCTAGAAGAAATTCAAAACTTGATCCGTTCCGTTCGCACCCGGGCGATTAATTGGAAAAAACTCGGGTTTCGTGGAACCACCAAAGTGTGGCTCGCCGTCGTCGAGCGCTTGTTAGAAAATCTGCTCTTGCGGGCCGAGCAAATTTCCAGCGCCATGATCGTGCGCGGCTTTACCACTCCTCAAGACCATCGAGTTCAGTGGCACGAGTTACGGCTCAAACGGCGCGATTGGACCGCGATCGCCGTGTTGGTGGTATTTTGGATCGTTCGCCTGCGCTGGGGCTGGGAAGTGTGA
- a CDS encoding anthranilate synthase component I: MQPLSPWQWRSLPSHNRTGSDVFESLFLNRTDPPTTATIGTLLESPAPNPKPHPLARYSICAGPPRVVNGIPQVWTPAVGSILPLLRQLLARGGSLPPETIPEAIAHLPFTGGWLGWLGYDLAWEIERLPQLNSDPLPFPVAYWYEPDTFAVLDYAEGCLWLAARSQADLDLLERGLDNPASLETPRGRAISGAPQFQMSQSDYESAVRRAKAYIQAGDIFQANLSLRFEVSTRADRWQLYRDLHRINPSPFASYWQTPWGNVVSCSPERLVKRQGSRAETRPIAGTRPRAASAERDRALERELTANLKERAEHIMLVDLERNDLGRVCQWGSVRVDELLTVERYSHVMHLVSNVTGVLQPDADSIDLIRALFPGGTITGCPKVRCMEIIEELEPVRRSLFYGSCGYLDWRGQLDLNILIRTLLTCGDRVWGQVGAGIVADSDPEREWHESMSKARAQLAALGLTPETIAP; encoded by the coding sequence ATGCAACCCCTCTCTCCCTGGCAATGGCGATCGCTCCCCTCCCACAACCGCACCGGATCGGACGTTTTTGAATCGCTCTTTTTAAACCGCACCGATCCCCCCACAACCGCCACCATCGGCACCTTACTCGAAAGTCCGGCCCCGAACCCGAAGCCGCACCCCCTCGCCCGCTATTCGATCTGTGCCGGACCGCCGCGCGTCGTCAACGGCATTCCCCAAGTCTGGACCCCCGCCGTGGGTTCGATTTTGCCCCTGTTGCGACAACTGCTCGCTCGCGGGGGATCCTTGCCTCCCGAAACCATCCCCGAGGCGATCGCCCACCTGCCCTTTACCGGAGGCTGGTTGGGCTGGTTGGGCTACGATCTCGCCTGGGAAATCGAGCGCCTGCCCCAGCTCAACTCCGACCCCCTGCCCTTTCCCGTCGCCTACTGGTACGAACCCGACACCTTTGCCGTCCTCGATTACGCCGAAGGGTGCCTGTGGCTGGCCGCCCGTTCCCAGGCCGATCTCGACCTGCTCGAACGAGGGCTGGACAACCCGGCGAGTCTCGAAACCCCCCGAGGACGGGCGATCTCCGGAGCGCCCCAATTCCAAATGTCCCAAAGCGACTACGAAAGCGCCGTCCGCCGCGCCAAAGCCTACATCCAAGCCGGAGATATCTTTCAAGCCAACTTATCCTTACGCTTTGAAGTCAGCACCCGCGCCGACCGTTGGCAGTTATATCGCGACCTGCACCGGATCAACCCCTCCCCCTTTGCCAGCTACTGGCAGACCCCCTGGGGTAACGTGGTCAGTTGTTCTCCAGAACGCCTGGTCAAACGGCAAGGATCCCGCGCCGAAACCCGCCCGATCGCCGGAACCCGCCCCCGCGCCGCCTCCGCCGAACGCGATCGCGCCCTCGAACGGGAATTAACCGCCAATCTCAAAGAACGAGCCGAACATATCATGCTCGTAGACCTCGAACGCAACGATTTGGGACGGGTCTGCCAGTGGGGTTCGGTGCGCGTAGACGAGTTGCTGACCGTCGAACGCTACAGTCACGTCATGCACTTAGTCAGCAACGTGACCGGAGTCCTGCAACCCGACGCCGATAGCATCGATCTGATTCGCGCCTTATTTCCCGGAGGAACGATTACCGGATGTCCCAAAGTACGCTGCATGGAAATTATCGAAGAACTCGAACCCGTGCGCCGCAGTCTGTTCTACGGGTCTTGCGGTTATCTCGACTGGCGCGGTCAGCTCGATTTGAATATTTTGATCCGCACCTTGTTGACCTGCGGCGATCGCGTCTGGGGCCAAGTCGGCGCCGGAATCGTCGCCGACAGCGATCCGGAACGGGAATGGCACGAGTCGATGTCCAAAGCCCGCGCCCAATTAGCGGCGTTGGGACTGACCCCGGAAACGATCGCCCCATGA
- the pipX gene encoding transcriptional coactivator PipX: MNTETYLNHPNFGLLFRVCIVESDRELFTTLYAQRLFFLVVTSGEGIKFEPLTRGDARLLVENRLRLLRRAGQTKDYTQLQAIHRRTFQ; the protein is encoded by the coding sequence ATGAACACCGAAACCTATTTGAATCATCCCAATTTTGGTCTGTTATTTAGGGTGTGTATCGTCGAGAGCGATCGAGAACTGTTTACCACCCTCTACGCCCAACGCTTGTTTTTTTTGGTGGTTACTTCCGGGGAAGGGATTAAATTTGAACCCCTCACCCGGGGGGACGCCCGTCTGCTCGTTGAAAACCGCCTGCGACTCCTGCGCCGGGCGGGTCAGACCAAAGATTACACTCAGCTTCAAGCGATTCACCGTCGCACCTTTCAGTAA